Proteins found in one Pogoniulus pusillus isolate bPogPus1 chromosome 36, bPogPus1.pri, whole genome shotgun sequence genomic segment:
- the MRPS16 gene encoding small ribosomal subunit protein bS16m: MVQLGSCLLKGYRGGHVVIRFALGGCANRPFFRIVAAHSRRARDGKYLEQLGCLDPLPNAYGEKVAGLNLERLRYWLGCGAQLSRPAEKLLGLAGFLPLHPMTVTGAERLRRRRAASAVSSPGPGDAPEKGSD, from the exons ATGGTGCAGCTCG GTAGCTGCCTCCTGAAAGGCTACCGCGGCGGGCACGTCGTGATCCGTTTCGCCCTCGGGGGCTGCGCCAACCGGCCCTTCTTTCGAATCGTGGCGGCGCACAGCAGGCGCGCCCGCGACGGGAAgtacctggagcagctgggctgcctcGACCCGCTGCCCAACGCCTACGGCGAGAAGGTGGCGGGGCTCAACCTGGAGCGGCTGCGCTACTGGCTGGGCTGCGGCGCGCAGCTCTCTCGGCCCGCAGAGAAGCTTTTGG GTCTTGCGGGGTTCTTGCCGCTGCACCCCATGACAGTGACTGGCGCCGAGAGGCTGCGGCGCCGGCGAGCAGCCTCAGCTGTCAGCTCGCCCGGGCCCGGCGATGCGCCTGAGAAAGGCTCAGACTGA
- the SLC45A1 gene encoding proton-associated sugar transporter A isoform X2, which yields MIPPSAATPVSDAVLLPSAASQEIWRSQVPGYSGSITQHISHRANNFKRHPKRRKHIHPSPPPPPNTPCPVDLIDFGDLQPQRSFLELLFNGCILFGLEFSYAMETAYVTPVLLQMGLPDQLYGMVWFISPILGFLLQPLLGAWSDRCTSRFGRRRPFILVLAIGALLGLSLMLNGKDIGSALFDTTNNHKWGIILTVCGVVLMDFSADSADNPSHAYMMDVCSPADQDRGLNIHALLAGLGGGFGYVVGGIHWDKTSFGKAVGGQLRVIYVFTSVTLSITTVLTLISIPERPLRFFSRKKKVMKSPSLPLPPSPPFFFEEGVNENFASHNSAHLYASFTAPVSPMSPLTPKYGSFVSRDNSLTGINEFASSFGISNIDGVLIDCFTGGHSSYLSLPASLPRQPVSVSFPRALDGCYQGENGVLEQGESSVMPRPDGEALRVGSLDAIKPRSSGILKRPQTLAIPDTLTGHCPENSRRRNVTFSQQVANILLNGVKYESELNGSAETSEQPLSVKLLCSTICQMPKALRNLCINHFLGWLSFEGMLLFYTDFMGEVVFEGNAKAPHNSDEYQKYNAGVTMGCWGMCIYAFSAAFYSAALEKLEERFSTRTLYFVAYLAFGLGTGLATLSRNIYVVLSLCATYGILFATLCTLPYSLLCDYYQSHEFVGSQAEGTRRGMGVDISLLSCQYFLAQILVALAMGPLTAAVGSASGAMYFASLVSFLGCLFSSLCVTYESPPAEEMPPTEEQRPLLPRAQNE from the exons ATGATACCACCATCTGCAGCAACGCCTGTCAGTGATGCTGTGCTTTTGCCAAGTGCAGCATCTCAGGAAATCTGGAGGTCACAAGTTCCAGGCTACTCTGGATCAATCACACAGCACATAAGCCATCGAGCCAACAACTTCAAGAGACATCCCAAAAGGAGAAAACACATCCAcccttcaccaccaccaccaccaaataCTCCGTGTCCTGTTGATTTGATTGACTTTGGGGATCTCCAGCCTCAAAGATCTTTCCTAGAACTCCTCTTTAATGGGTGCATTCTCTTTGGGCTTGAGTTCAGCTATGCTATGGAAACAGCTTATGTTACCCCTGTGCTGCTTCAGATGGGGCTTCCAGACCAGCTGTATGGAATGGTGTGGTTCATCAGCCCTATATTAG GGTTCTTGCTACAGCCTTTGCTGGGGGCCTGGAGTGACAGATGCACATCAAGATTTGGGAGGAGAAGACCTTTCATTCTGGTCTTAGCAATAG GAGCGTTGCTTGGGCTCTCGCTTATGCTGAATGGCAAAGACATAGGGAGTGCCTTGTTTGACACCACCAATAACCATAAATGGGGAATCATCCTTACAGTCTGTGGTGTTGTCCTCATGGACTTCAGTGCAGATTCAGCAGACAATCCCAGTCATGCCTACATGATGGATGTATGCAGTCCAGCGGATCAGGACAGGGGCCTCAACATCCATGCTTTGTTAGCAG GTCTTGGAGGTGGCTTTGGTTATGTTGTTGGAGGAATACACTGGGATAAAACCAGCTTTGGAAAAGCTGTGGGAGGGCAACTTCGTGTCATCTATGTCTTCACCTCAGTTACGCTGTCTATCACTACTGTGCTGACTCTCATTAGCATTCCAGAAAGACCCTTAAGGTTCTTTAGCAGGAAGAAAAAGGTGATGAAGAGTCCAagtcttcctctccctccttctccaccTTTCTTCTTTGAGGAAGGGGTAAATGAAAACTTTGCTTCTCATAACTCAGCTCACTTATATGCAAGTTTTACAGCTCCTGTTTCCCCCATGAGTCCACTAACACCCAAGTATGGCAGCTTTGTCAGCAGAGACAATTCCTTGACAGGAATTAATGAGTTTGCATCGTCCTTTGGGATTTCAAATATCGATGGTGTGCTTATAGACTGCTTTACAGGCGGGCACAGTAGTTACCTGTCACTTCCAGCTAGCTTGCCCAGGCAGCCTGTCAGTGTTAGCTTTCCTCGAGCGCTCGATGGCTGTTACCAAGGAGAAAACGGAGTTCTGGAGCAAGGGGAGAGCAGTGTAATGCCGAGGCCTGATGGTGAGGCACTAAGGGTGGGCTCACTGGATGCCATAAAGCCACGGTCATCAGGGATCCTGAAAAGACCTCAAACCTTGGCCATTCCAGATACTCTAACGGGACACTGTCCAGAAAATAGCAGAAGAAGAAACGTAACCTTCAGCCAGCAG GTTGCTAACATCCTGCTGAATGGTGTTAAGTATGAGAGCGAGCTGAATGGATCAGCTGAGACCTCTGAGCAGCCACTCTCTGTGAAACTTCTTTGTTCCACCATCTGCCAGATGCCCAAGGCTCTTCGTAACCTCTGCATCAACCACTTCCTAG GATGGCTTTCCTTTGAGGGGATGCTACTCTTCTATACCGACTTCATGGGAGAAGTAGTGTTTGAAGGGAATGCTAAAGCACCTCACAACTCAGATGAGTATCAGAAGTACAACGCTGGGGTGACCATGGGCTGCTGGGGAATGTGCATCTATGCGTTCAGTGCTGCTTTCTATTCAG CTGCgctggagaagctggaggagaggttCAGCACTCGGACGCTGTACTTCGTGGCGTATTTGGCCTTCGGGCTGGGCACGGGGCTGGCCACGCTCTCCAGAAACATCTACGTAGTGCTGTCGCTCTGTGCTACCTACGGCATCCTCTTTGCCACgctctgcaccctgccctaCTCCCTGCTCTGTGACTACTACCAGAGCCACGAG TTTGTAGGCTCGCAGGCGGAGGGCACACGGCGCGGGATGGGCGTTGACATCTCCCTTCTGAGCTGCCAATACTTCCTGGCACAGATCCTCGTGGCCCTGGCCATGGGCCCTCTGACCGCGGCCGTGGGCAGTGCCAGCGGCGCCATGTACTTCGCCAGCCTGGTGTCCTTCCTGGGctgtctcttctcctccctgtgcGTCACCTATGAGTCACCACCCGCTGAGGAGATGCCACCCACGGAGGAGCAGCGCCCACTCCTGCCCCGCGCACAGAACGAATAA
- the SLC45A1 gene encoding proton-associated sugar transporter A isoform X1: MIPPSAATPVSDAVLLPSAASQEIWRSQVPGYSGSITQHISHRANNFKRHPKRRKHIHPSPPPPPNTPCPVDLIDFGDLQPQRSFLELLFNGCILFGLEFSYAMETAYVTPVLLQMGLPDQLYGMVWFISPILGFLLQPLLGAWSDRCTSRFGRRRPFILVLAIGALLGLSLMLNGKDIGSALFDTTNNHKWGIILTVCGVVLMDFSADSADNPSHAYMMDVCSPADQDRGLNIHALLAGLGGGFGYVVGGIHWDKTSFGKAVGGQLRVIYVFTSVTLSITTVLTLISIPERPLRFFSRKKKVMKSPSLPLPPSPPFFFEEGVNENFASHNSAHLYASFTAPVSPMSPLTPKYGSFVSRDNSLTGINEFASSFGISNIDGVLIDCFTGGHSSYLSLPASLPRQPVSVSFPRALDGCYQGENGVLEQGESSVMPRPDGEALRVGSLDAIKPRSSGILKRPQTLAIPDTLTGHCPENSRRRNVTFSQQVANILLNGVKYESELNGSAETSEQPLSVKLLCSTICQMPKALRNLCINHFLGWLSFEGMLLFYTDFMGEVVFEGNAKAPHNSDEYQKYNAGVTMGCWGMCIYAFSAAFYSAALEKLEERFSTRTLYFVAYLAFGLGTGLATLSRNIYVVLSLCATYGILFATLCTLPYSLLCDYYQSHEILVALAMGPLTAAVGSASGAMYFASLVSFLGCLFSSLCVTYESPPAEEMPPTEEQRPLLPRAQNE; encoded by the exons ATGATACCACCATCTGCAGCAACGCCTGTCAGTGATGCTGTGCTTTTGCCAAGTGCAGCATCTCAGGAAATCTGGAGGTCACAAGTTCCAGGCTACTCTGGATCAATCACACAGCACATAAGCCATCGAGCCAACAACTTCAAGAGACATCCCAAAAGGAGAAAACACATCCAcccttcaccaccaccaccaccaaataCTCCGTGTCCTGTTGATTTGATTGACTTTGGGGATCTCCAGCCTCAAAGATCTTTCCTAGAACTCCTCTTTAATGGGTGCATTCTCTTTGGGCTTGAGTTCAGCTATGCTATGGAAACAGCTTATGTTACCCCTGTGCTGCTTCAGATGGGGCTTCCAGACCAGCTGTATGGAATGGTGTGGTTCATCAGCCCTATATTAG GGTTCTTGCTACAGCCTTTGCTGGGGGCCTGGAGTGACAGATGCACATCAAGATTTGGGAGGAGAAGACCTTTCATTCTGGTCTTAGCAATAG GAGCGTTGCTTGGGCTCTCGCTTATGCTGAATGGCAAAGACATAGGGAGTGCCTTGTTTGACACCACCAATAACCATAAATGGGGAATCATCCTTACAGTCTGTGGTGTTGTCCTCATGGACTTCAGTGCAGATTCAGCAGACAATCCCAGTCATGCCTACATGATGGATGTATGCAGTCCAGCGGATCAGGACAGGGGCCTCAACATCCATGCTTTGTTAGCAG GTCTTGGAGGTGGCTTTGGTTATGTTGTTGGAGGAATACACTGGGATAAAACCAGCTTTGGAAAAGCTGTGGGAGGGCAACTTCGTGTCATCTATGTCTTCACCTCAGTTACGCTGTCTATCACTACTGTGCTGACTCTCATTAGCATTCCAGAAAGACCCTTAAGGTTCTTTAGCAGGAAGAAAAAGGTGATGAAGAGTCCAagtcttcctctccctccttctccaccTTTCTTCTTTGAGGAAGGGGTAAATGAAAACTTTGCTTCTCATAACTCAGCTCACTTATATGCAAGTTTTACAGCTCCTGTTTCCCCCATGAGTCCACTAACACCCAAGTATGGCAGCTTTGTCAGCAGAGACAATTCCTTGACAGGAATTAATGAGTTTGCATCGTCCTTTGGGATTTCAAATATCGATGGTGTGCTTATAGACTGCTTTACAGGCGGGCACAGTAGTTACCTGTCACTTCCAGCTAGCTTGCCCAGGCAGCCTGTCAGTGTTAGCTTTCCTCGAGCGCTCGATGGCTGTTACCAAGGAGAAAACGGAGTTCTGGAGCAAGGGGAGAGCAGTGTAATGCCGAGGCCTGATGGTGAGGCACTAAGGGTGGGCTCACTGGATGCCATAAAGCCACGGTCATCAGGGATCCTGAAAAGACCTCAAACCTTGGCCATTCCAGATACTCTAACGGGACACTGTCCAGAAAATAGCAGAAGAAGAAACGTAACCTTCAGCCAGCAG GTTGCTAACATCCTGCTGAATGGTGTTAAGTATGAGAGCGAGCTGAATGGATCAGCTGAGACCTCTGAGCAGCCACTCTCTGTGAAACTTCTTTGTTCCACCATCTGCCAGATGCCCAAGGCTCTTCGTAACCTCTGCATCAACCACTTCCTAG GATGGCTTTCCTTTGAGGGGATGCTACTCTTCTATACCGACTTCATGGGAGAAGTAGTGTTTGAAGGGAATGCTAAAGCACCTCACAACTCAGATGAGTATCAGAAGTACAACGCTGGGGTGACCATGGGCTGCTGGGGAATGTGCATCTATGCGTTCAGTGCTGCTTTCTATTCAG CTGCgctggagaagctggaggagaggttCAGCACTCGGACGCTGTACTTCGTGGCGTATTTGGCCTTCGGGCTGGGCACGGGGCTGGCCACGCTCTCCAGAAACATCTACGTAGTGCTGTCGCTCTGTGCTACCTACGGCATCCTCTTTGCCACgctctgcaccctgccctaCTCCCTGCTCTGTGACTACTACCAGAGCCACGAG ATCCTCGTGGCCCTGGCCATGGGCCCTCTGACCGCGGCCGTGGGCAGTGCCAGCGGCGCCATGTACTTCGCCAGCCTGGTGTCCTTCCTGGGctgtctcttctcctccctgtgcGTCACCTATGAGTCACCACCCGCTGAGGAGATGCCACCCACGGAGGAGCAGCGCCCACTCCTGCCCCGCGCACAGAACGAATAA